cagtcatgtaaaatccataaattagggcctaatgaatttatcRcaattgactgatttcctcataggCCCTAACTCAGCAAAATCATTGAAATWGTtggggacagaacgacagatttttaccttgtcagctcagggatttcatctaRcaaccttttggttactggcacaatgctctaaccactaggctacctgccacctctaaggTGCAGGAATGATTAAACAGTTGGTAGCTGGCTACGGGCAGGGTACCGGCTAGCGATGGCTATTTTAACAGcccgatggccttgagatagaagctgtttttcattctctgtCCCAGGTTTGATGCACCCGCACTGACACTAATGTAAGTTAGTTGGTCAGCAATTAGCTAGCCAGTAATTCTCATGCTTTGAATTACATGTAACWWAActcatattttttctctctctaRAGACATGGCTATCAGGTATCCTATGGCCGTGGGGCTTAGRAAAGGCCACCCCGTAACCAAGAATGTGACCGCACCCAAACACGCCCGTAGACGAGGGGTGAGTTAATCTGAATGGATAGAAACATGACAACCATCACAGATAGTGGGGTGTTGGTAGAGCCTATGTCCTCAGGAAAAGGGTCTAGACTCTGGTCCCTTTGCCAAAGGAGGTTGTTTTTGCTTGTCCTAGAATTGCTGGTCTGGCTCTGATTTATAGTTTGGGTTCTATTCCCATAGCTGCCACAACTGTAGTGATTGAAAGTGGTCAGGCTTTGCCCCTCACCCCCTTCCTCCCCGCTATTATCAGATAATGGGTCAACAATTTAACTTGAGTATAGGCAGCACTTACTGGTCCAATAAACTGTTACYAAAGCAGGATAAGTTACAGTGCAGCTTGTTCCGTGCTGTTCTGTCGTTCCCCCTGCACACATCAACTAGTTTCCTActatccctgtctgtctgcatcccacGGCTGACAGGGACGCTTGGTCTcagacacttaaaaaaaaaaagttatctgaATAAAAGGCTTATCTCATGGTAAACAATCTACATTTCCAGTGACTTTAGAACTGGTTGTTTGACCAACTGttgctgaattttttttttgtatttcagcGTCTGACCAAGCACAGCAAGTTTGTGCGTGACATGATCCGTGAGGTGTGCGGCTTCGCCCCTTACGAGAGGCGCGCCATGGAGTTGCTGAAGGTGTCCAAGGATAAGCGCGCCCTCAAGTTCATCAAGAAGAGGGTATGTAACTCCCCTGCTACCAACCTGGCTGTGGGTGTATTGGTTGTAGCATGAAGGCATTTGCTCATGTCAGATGGTTTGTTTCTGAAGCTGCTTTCTTGTGTATCAAAAACTGTGTGAACAAAATAAgggcttttttttcttcttctccaaacctGAACAGATTTTGTAGTACCCACAATGTTGAAAGTTACCATCTGTTGGGGTTTGTGGAAATGTCCTGCAGCATATATTGAAAGATTCATCAACTATTGGATCAGTCCTGTAGTTTTGTCCAATCAGTTAATTCTCAAGACAAGTTTCACATTATGCAACTGCTATCCCTATACATGTTGATTACTGAACTTGTCCCTGACTTATCTGTCCCAGAGACATGCTTTAGTSTTGATGTCATCCTGAGTATGGTAGTTCACCTGCATCATTGTTAGGTTTTCCCTCTTTACAATGTAATGTACCCTTTGGGTTTTCTCCCCAGATTGGAACTCACATCCGCgccaagagaaagagggaggagctCAGCAACGTCCTGGCTGCCATGAGGAAGGCTGCTGCCAAGAAGGATTAAAGCTGTTCTTgcaaataaaatatttgtatttccaaaaaaaaatgtcaactcCTTCATCGTTTCTCATTTTAGAATGAAGTGGTACTGTACTTAGTGTGATTTAATCTACAGAGGAGACCCATTTATACTTGATCAGAAATATGCATTGTAGGCTGCACGTATTTGACTAGAATAGATCCTGTAGGCGGCACGTATTTGACTAGAATAGATCCTGTAGGATGCActtacactgctccaaaaaataaagggaacacttaaacaacacaatgtaactccaagtcaatcacacttctgtgaaatcaaactgtccacttaggaagcaacactgattgacaataaatttcacatgctgttgtgcaaatggaatagacaacaggtggaaattacaggcaattagcaagacacccccaataaaggagtggttctgcaggtggtgaccagaccacttctcagttcctatgcttcctggctgatgttttggtcacttttgaatgctggcggtgctttcactctagtggtagcatgagacggagtctacaacccacacaagtggctcaggtagtgcagctcatccaggatggcacatcaatgtggGCTGTGacaaggtttgctgtgtctgtcagcgtagtgtccagagcatggaggtgctaccaggagactggccagtacatcaggagacgtggaggagactaggagggcaacaacccagcagcaggaccgctacctccacctttgtgcaaggaggagcactgccagagccctgcaaaatgatctccagcaggccacaaatgtgcatgtgtctgctcaaacggtcagaaattGACTccatgagggcccgacatccacaggtgggggttgtgcttacagcccaacaccgtgctcgccagaggtagcctgactgccattaggtaccgagatgagatcctcagaccccttgtgagaccatatgctggtgcggttggccctgggttcctcctaatgcaagacaatgctagacctcatgtggctggagtgtgtcagcagttcctgcaagaggaaggcgttgatgctatggactggcccgcccgttccccagacctgaatccaattgagcacatctgggacatcatgtctcgctccatccaccaacgccacgttgcaccacagactgtccaggagttggcYgatgctttagtccaggtctgggaggagatccctcaggagaccatccgccacctcatcaggagcatgcccaggcgttgtagggaggtcatacaggcacgtggaggccacacacactactgagcctcattttgactagttttaaggacattacatcaaagttggatcagcctYtagtgtggttttccactttaattttgagtgtgactccaaatccagacctccatgggttgataaatttgatttccattgataatttgtgtgattttgttgttagcacattcaactatgtaaagaaaaaagtatttaataagaatatttcattcattcagatctaggatgtgttattttagtgttccctttatttttttMAGCAGTATTTGACTAGAATAGATCCTGCAGACCTTGAGTACAGCTCTACACCCGTGTAAATATTCTGCAGAATGACTACTCTGGCTGGTTAGTGTACTTTACAGTATGCCGTGAGTAGTCATCTGCATTTTTAGACATGCCAATGATGGGCTAGCCACTAGTCTTACCAGTAGCCTGTTTTTGCTGTAGAAAATTGCAAAGGTGTCATGAAACCATTGATCAAGTGAGAATAAACTTCAGCGTAAAAGGTAAAAGTTATAATATGCAAGTTTTAtcagcagttaaatgcaacattTGGTCAATAAAAAGGGTCTAGGCTGCGTAGCAGTGACATGACCCATTGTGTGATTGTAGTTTTGGGGAGTTTACCATGGTGGGGGAGGTTAAGGGGTGAACATCGGTAATTAGAAATGCAACTTAGATCTCAAATGTCCCACTTATACATTAGACATTTTCTACATCYTACATTTCACTCAGGACACAGCTGTCTCACACAGTCAGATGTGGGGCTTTTAACAGGTGAGATTGTACAACCAAATAAAAATCTGCTTTCATAGTTCAGGATGCCTGATCTAACCAGTTGTATCCATCTGGGTTGGggtgaaatccattttaattccagtcaattctTAAAGTAAAACKAATTACAATTCAACATTTTCCYcattgaagagaattggaatttcattGTTCTTCCTGAATTGGCCCCAACACTGGTAGCAGCTCAGGTGCCATTTTCAGTTTCATAGAGTCATAATTCAGTGTTCATTGTTATGGAAAGACAATGGGGTACATCTTGCTGTAATGATCCACAAAGTGAACCTCCAGGCCCTCTGTGATGAACTCTGGCAGGTCAGAGAAGTCCTTCTTGTTCTCTGCTGGTAAGATCATGCAGGTCACTCCTGCACGCTTTGcctggagagaagggaggaatgtTCAAGATTCATTATGTCACTGCTACTACCGACTATACACAAATATAAAACGCAAATTtaaaagtattggtcccatgtttcacaagctgaaataaatatcccagaaatgaTGCTtctcacatttgtttacatccctgtcagtgagcattttcCTTTgccagataatccatccacctgacaggtgtggcatatcaagaagctgattaacagcatgatcattacacaggtgcacttgtgCTGAGGCAAtaaaaaggacactctaaaatgtgcagttttactcacacaacgccacagatgttttgaaggTGCATTTGGCATGCGACTGCAAGAAGGTCcaacaaagctgttgccagagaattgatgttcattcctctaccagagaattgaatgttcattcctCTAACCATAGCAGATTGAATGTTCATTCCTCTACCATAGAGAATTGATGTTCATTCCTCTACCATAGAGAATTGAATGCTCATTCCTCTAccatagagaatttggcagtacatccaaccggcctcacaaccacgtgaagcaatgccagcccaggacctagaCATCTGGCTTCTTGACCTGTGGGATCTTAgaccagccaactggacagctgatgaaactgaggagtatttctgtatgtaattaagcccttttgtgagtaaaaacttattctgattggctggagctggctccccagtgggtgggcctatacccagccatgtgaaatccataaattagggcccaattaattcatttaaactcagtaaaattgttaaattgttgcttttatatttttgttcagtataataaaagTTCAGATACGTTTCAGAACATGAGCTCTCKCATACACAACCATACGCCAGACTAACATTGTACCCTGATGATTTATTATAAAATGGgctttcagaaaaaaaaaaaaaatttgaaccATAAATTAAACATGAATGTCATATGCAAAAACATATAGTTTGCATATTCGGCTTACCAGTAGCCTGTGTGCTTTCTGCAGGAATTAGCAATAAAACGACAAAGGTGTCTTCTGTATGTTATGAAACCATTGTTGAAGTGTCTCACCTCATacgttacatttttatagtaatacaaTATGTAAAGTAACAGCCTACTTGAACTACATTTCGTTCTCTttctcataaaaaataaaaaataaaaataaaaaaaggtatcAGGTTGACCCAGTTCTCCCACTAAGCTCCCAGGTAACTAAAACAGTGTTATGAAGAGTGACGTGACTCACAGCAATGGTCTTCTCCTTGATGCCTCCCACAGGCAGGATCTTTCCGGTCAAGGACACCTCTCCAGTCATGGCCACGTTCTCTCGCACTGGCGTGTTGGTGGCCAGGGACAGCAGGGCCGTGACGATGGTGCAGCCGGCACTGGGGCCGTCCTTGGGAGTAGCACCCTGTTAAATACCACAGCAGccgtacagggagagagaggaggagacacggTTTGTTTGGTACATTGAAGGTCCCTTTCCATAGAACACTGTAATAGGGTGAGTGGTTAAAGATGTCAGATAACATGGTTGGTTGAAATCTGTACATCGATGGGAAAAAAAACAAACTGCCAGTTTGTACGGAAGGGGAATACAAGacaaacatgattttttaaatgctACAGTCTGTAAGGACAGTGTCATATCATCAASCCTACCTCAGGGACGTGCAAATGGAGGTGGGCACCAGAGAAAAAGTCGTTGTCCGGCTGCTGCTTCATGAGGAAGGTCCTGGCGAAGGTACTGGCGATCTTAGAGCTCTCCTTCATCACATCTCCCAGCTGCCCTGTGACCTCCAGGGACCCGTCCCTGGGGCCGTCCTTATCCTTACCCCCAGTGTCCCGCGGCCGTCTCAGGGCCGTCTCGATGAACAGCGTGGTGccacctggaggagaggagagatggaggggactTTAAAAAAAACCTTTAGGAGGCGATGTCCGCTAAATCTAATTTAGCATAATAAAAACAATTCCCTATCAAAAGccatctgtttaagctagagatatctgaacggtttggcctacaaaactaataatggaaagatgagactcacaCCAACATGTTTTGATCTacgaccccccccaccccacacaagAGAGTCACGGGACTCGTCTTAAGTCgttacagccgatctgccaacttctgtcttaggctacacactaatatgagcCCTCTGTCgaaaaggtgagactctcacgatgtTTTGCTCTAGTACGCCAACAAGCCTCGTCTGAAGGAAGCCCGGTACCAGTTCAACAACATggatggaagtatatatggaagtaATTTAGAGGATACTTCAAAAC
This window of the Salvelinus sp. IW2-2015 linkage group LG16, ASM291031v2, whole genome shotgun sequence genome carries:
- the LOC111975989 gene encoding large ribosomal subunit protein eL36 translates to MAIRYPMAVGLRKGHPVTKNVTAPKHARRRGRLTKHSKFVRDMIREVCGFAPYERRAMELLKVSKDKRALKFIKKRIGTHIRAKRKREELSNVLAAMRKAAAKKD